aacataatagctgggattagaggcatataTTACCAAgtctagctagtttttgtatttttagtagagatggggtttcgtgctgttggccaggctggtctcgaactcctgggctcaagtgatccatccaccttggcctcccaaagtgttgggattacaggtgtgagccatcatgcctggccaagagcTCTAGATTTATTCATCCtgcaactttgtaccctttgaaaATAAATGTCCCCTACTCTCACCATCTGGTAACCcatctttcttctgtcttctttttatttattagagaaCATGTAAATATCATGCAATATTTTCTTgtgtctgatttatttcacttagaataataccCTCCAAGTTCATCTATGTTGCAGAGTAGCATTTATTTAATTTGGAAACCTGTTGGTCAAAAAttaatgtgtgatttttttactGTTCAAAATAAGGAGTTTAAAAGACCTTAACTCTGAGGAAgacatcttaccccagttaaatTTGTGTTGCTTTCAAAGAGGTTTGAAGTACTTCTGTGTATACGCTACCCCGGCATTGTGAATTGCTGTATTTAGCAGGCAAGTTCTTAACCTTTATTTAATACCAGAAAGATAcgtgcttgtttgtttgtttgtttgtttgtttgttttgagatggagttttgttcttgttacccaggctggaatgcaatggcgtgatctcggctcatcgcaacctctgcttcctgggttcaggcaattctcctgcctcagcatcctgagtagctgggattacaggcatgcgccaccatgcccagctaattttttgtatttttagtagagacggggtttcaccatgttgaccaggatggtctcgatctcttgacctcgtgatccacccgcctcggcctcccaaagtgctgggattacaggcttgagccactgcacacggcccaatacatgtttgtttatttcttgaagTGGTGCTGGCCTGATGGAGCAGTAGTGGAGTGGGATTTTGAAATCAGGATGCTGGAGCAGGCATGTAAGCCTGCCCAGTGTAAGGCTACAGATAGGAGTTTAGCCTCTTCAGGATTGCTGTTAGAGTGTCCTTTATATCATTTTGTGCTCTTTAGCTGTCAAGCAGGGTTGAAAAGACTTCATATCTAAAGTAATATTTCTGGATTAACAAGTAATAACCTCTAAATATATCAGATTATTAGTAATTATCTCTAGCTGGTGGGCAATGGACACTAtaaattttctttgatattttttcccacgtctttgaaaatgtttattttgtttatgtcaCAAAGTTTAGAAATAAACTTAGACCCTTAGATTTGTGTGTCTTAGATTTTTAGGTTTTGTTTATAATCATACTGTGTTTATTTCCAAAGCACTATTAATAGGGACATTTGATGGTGTTTCACACATGTTAATATGTGGATTCATTCTTTCCAGGTAACGATTCATTCAGGACTAGTTTGACTAAAGGGgttagtttattttgtttttttatttttggtcctGAAAGACCTTTACTGGATGGTTCCTTCCAGAGTCGGGGATAGgacacacatccacacactgTGGCCAGGCATCCCCAGACACCTCAGTCTCATGAACTCGGGGCAGGATACTCACAGCCCATGGTCGGCTCAGCATTCAGGTGGGCTCCAGTGTGGTTACTTCTCTAGGGGCGTGCAATTGAGCAGCTTCTCAATCAGGTCCACGTGGGCCAACAGCATCTGGCAGCAGCAGTAGTGCTTTAGGCCCAGGGTGTCTAGGGCATCTCCCTCAGTGTATTCCGCCTGCAGAAGCCCCAGGTAGGCCTTCCAGTTGTTGCTGACAATCTTGCCACAGGTGAAGCAATGCATGGGAATGATCATGGCGGCGGTGCATCCCAGACTGCCgttagtttgctttttaaaaaattacagtataCATTTCTATTAAGTCTTGAAATGAGACTCAGTTATCTCTCTGTGATAGcgtttgcttcattctttccttgtagTATATATTAAAGTGATTTTTGACCTTGGAAGTATAAAATTGTGAAGTTAGAATTTGGAAGTGATTTTGTTATTATGTGGTCTAGGGGTTGACAAATTATAATTATCAGGTCAAGTCTAGCCTGCcacctatttttataaataaagttttattggaacataagCCGtacccatttagttgttttttcttcttcctcctcctcctctcttctttcttcttttttctttcttcttctttgtcctcttccattttctcctcttcctcctacctcctcctcctccccctcaccctctcttcctctcccctctctttctccttttcttttctcttctgtcttttctcttttctttttcgttttatttgttttgagacaggatcttactctgccacccagggtggtactgcagtggtgcattcacggctcattgcagccttgacttccccaagctcaggtgattctgccacctcagcctgaccagtagctgggactacctgtTTGCACCagcatgcccgcctaattttttgtttttgtagagatggggacttgccatttggccaaggctggtctcaaactcctgggcttaagcagtctgcctgccacagcctctcaaagtgctgggattacaggtgtgagccaccaagcctggccaagtAGTTTCTAAAGAGACTGCATGGACCCAGAGCCTACAATACTTGCTATTTGGTCCTTTATAGAAACCtgccaatttttatttatttatttttttgagatggagtttcgctctttttgcccaggctggagtgcaatggtgtgctcaccacagtctctgcctcctgggttcaagtgttgcagtctccaactataattgtaGATCCCACCATTCTTTATTTCAGTTCTTGGATTGCTATTCCATGTGTTCTGTTCAGGATTTTTACATTCAGTGGGACAAGCAGGGTggtatatatttattacatttagccaaaaacaaaactcaaccaGTTTTTTCAAAGCTGAGTCTGAAACTAGTGAAGTGTTAGGTCATGGACATACCCATGTTTGAGCAGTTAGAACTAGAACTAAGGCTTTTGATTTTTTAGTCTAGAGATTCTCCTGTGGTGTTCTTTACATATGATGCCATGGATGATGGGCAATAAGCTGATACTTCCATAGGATAGAACTTATTAAAGCTTGATCAAATAATATAATCTCCCCAGGGCACACCTTTGGCTGGAATTGGGATCATTAATAGCTGCCCCTCTAACTGACCTTGTTAAAATGCGCAGAGAATCAAGACCAAGGAAACCATGAGGATGGGGATATAATGGATGGTGTtattcaaaaatatcaaaatgcctTGGaactaaagaacagaaaaaataaagtgtagcAAAGAATAGGGTGAACAGGGATCTGGATGGGCGGGGACCAAGGGACATGTCTTCTGTGACAGGTGCTTTTCAGCTTTTTGTGTTTGCTCCATTGCTTGCTCTCTGCCTCTAGCAAGGAGCCAAAGTGGCAGTCTCCATCTCCAGTCTGCGTGATTTTGTAGTTCAAGCGTCTAATCACAGCTGACaagtctctttccctctcctcttagtgtgtgtgtgtgtgtgtgtacagtgccATGTTTGATgagaaacacaaaactataaaatgtgtGTGCAAATATGCAAATTGGTATTTTTAGGGAAAATATAATATAGTTTCTCCTTCAGTTACTCTTTTTGGCTCAAGGAGTAGGCTTTACTTTTTGGCAAAGTTGTCATGTGttgataataaaaaaattgatttattaaaaatattgtgatTGTTTAAATGTAGCCAACTAGTAGTTGTGGGAGACCACCTATTTAGCTTAGAATGCCCATACGTGACAAACATGTAAAACTAAAAGCATATCAGTCATAACCTTCTACCCTTATATTTTGTATCCATTCATCTTAAAacgtttttttaaaatcagatattttaCAGGACTTAAGGTAGTAAATAAAAACTCATTGTGACTATGGCAGTTAAGGATTAAACAAATTGGGTTTGTATGTTTGGTTTTTCTGCCCTCAAACTAGCCTTAAtgttttttttgtggttttttttttttttttttttttttgtctttaaccCTCTCCTCCCCCCAGTAAATGTAGTTACATAGAGGGATGCCATTCATATGCTTTTCATGATGGGCAGGTTGTCATGAGCATTGAGTTTCTAAACTATCCTTGTCAGAAACAGGAAATTTCCTCTTCTCTGACTTCAGACCTTTTGTGTTGAAAGTTGCCTCTTTGGTTGATAACATTTCTTAGTCATAATGCCAACTTAGAAGGGCACATGTCTGtggaatacatttttattcttagagtggattattttattcattttgagttgaatCTTTGTTCACATCTGATGACTgctaatgaagtccttgccactAGCTCAGTGGCTTgcttattttattgattgattgattgagacagagtctctctgtcacccaggctggctggctggcatgtttgtttgtttgtttgtttattgagacacgAGTCTTTCTGTcccccacgctggagtgcaatagtgtgaccttggctcactgcaacctctgcctcctaggttcaagtgattcttctgcctcagcctcccgagtagctaggattacaggcgtgcaccaccacacctgggtaatttttgtatttttagtagagatggggtttcaccatgttgaccaggctggtcttgaactcttggcctgatgtgatccgcctgccttggcctcccaaagtgctgggattataggcatgagccactgtgcccagactattTTAAAGAGGAATATTGGGTATATAGAACCAAAGACTGTTGGGAACTGATTCCATTTGGTCATTCTTTAAAATTGCCATTAGGGCTTTTCATAATGTCATGATTtgaaaacataaggaaaatatTTCCTTTGAGTTACTATATGTTGAAATAACACCTGGTCAGTAAATGtcttacaaatattattttcagatgCTTTGGAATGACTGGTCTCCTGCTCATTGtcgttgttgttactgtttttattttgaaacggagtctcgctctatcaccagacTAGAGTGCGGtagacaatctcagctcaccgtaacctccacctcctgggttcaagtgattctcctgcctcagcctcccaagtagctgggactacaggtgcgtaccaccatgcccagctaatttttgtatttttagtagagatggggtttcgtcgtgttggccaggatggtcttgatctcttgatcttgtgatctgtcggcctcagcctcccaaagtgttgggattataggcataagtcaccacgcccagccccagttGAAGATATTTTAATGTTTGCAGTTTATAATAATGTACCAAGTTGAATACAGTGTGGCATTATATTTCAAGGCTTTCTTACTAACCGTCCTTTAAATTTAACACTGGAACATATTAGCTTGAATTACTTCTCCTTACTTTGAGAAAGAATTACTGGTTTTATAGATTCAAATATGAAAGTGATCTTCTAGGAGTGAAAAGATTGTTTTGGCTTGGCCTTGTTCTTGTGTATGACTATTGCTTACTATTTCCTGGTGTAAAATGACCtgaaatattttgttagaaaaaactataccatcctggacaacatgaaaaaccccgtctttatagaaatacaaagaattagcccagtgtggtggcacacacctgtagttccagctacttgggaggctgaggtgggaggatagcctcagcccaggaggttgaggctgcagtgagccatgatggccctattgcactccagcctaggcagcagaatgagactttATCTCACACATACACCAAAAAGACCTGTAATACTGAACCGTAATCTTTTAAGCTCATACTAATAAGTATACTTGTTGCTGGGAAGCAGAGcatattgtttattttactttgaagATTCTGTATTTTTGGTGAAAAATAGTTGAAGTCACTGTATATAGAaacattgttttctaaaattggCCATTAATGTATACCCTATTTAATGATTTATGTTGTGATAAAGGATAccttttcaaaactattttttcttatgtcattaaagttttttaattaagaaaacagaCTCAAGGTTTTAACTCGTTTATGTCAGAGGTTAGAAATTTtttgtgtgaaaaatcagaccttggtgaggaccttgagcagtagggtataaataactcccacaagtTTAGCGTTCCAATAGTGGAACACTAGGCCTAAATGGGTTAAGAAGTttgttggatttttctttttcaaagcaaTATTAAATGTTGTATCATTCAGataaaaatccaattttaaaattaaaatttttaatcatgGCAGTTAAAGAACATGACATCATTGGCTAGCTCTTCCTTGCTTTCTATAGGGCTAACTGGGCAACGGTAGAGGTTAAAATCAAACTATTCTTTTCAACTAGGTTTTCCTATCCAATGCTACATTAACCCATTTcgtttccttcccctcccctccccaccccacctcatttcttctcttctcttttctacagactttcactcttattgcccaggctggagtacaatgttgtgatctcagctcactgcagcctcagtcttccaagtagctgggattattggtatgcgccaccatacccagctaattttgtattttttgtagagacagggtatcaccatgttggccaggctggtcttgaattcctgacctcaggtggtccacccacctcggcctcccaaggtgctgggattacaggcatgagccatcgagcctggctgcctcctcctcctcctctttttttttttttttttttttttttgagattgagttttgctctgttgctcaggctggagtgtagtggtgcgatcttggctctgcctctgggttcaagcagttctcctgcctctgcctcacgggtagctgggactataggtgtctgctaccacacctggctaattttttgtattttagtagagtgggctttcaccatattggccagaatggtcttgatctcttggccttgtgatctgcctgcctcagcctcccaaagtgctggggattgcaggcatgagccaccgcacctggcctacttaATCATTTTCTTAAAACCACTCTGAACCTAGAATTACATTACTTTTAGGATTATGTTAATAAATagcaataattttatattttggatttaAGGTATCGATCACGTGTCATTTATCCTTAACCCTCATGATTTGAACAGATGAAAAAATTGGTTTAGGGGGAATGGTTACATACAAGATAATTCTTCATAAAATGAGATGtattgatttgtttaaaaatatcccCACAGAAAAACCACTGTAAAGGTGACAAATGAAACAAGAAAGCAGAAAAttgatgatttttaaagtttggtGATGGTTAAGTGAGGGAGTTCATTTAGTATTCTCAGTCCTTTTGGTGGATATGTtagaaaaaactcataataaaaggttgttttttttttaaataaggtcaTCTCATCCCCGTCATGGTTAGTTGAGTAGGTGTTAGCATCTTAGATGTCTAAGGGCACAGTCCGTGCCATTGTGTGCACCCTTTGGAGCACATTGGCATGTTTTACAACCCTTGGAAGGTCTTGTTTTATCCCACTCAGCCCTCTTCTCACTCTCCAGTTTATAGGCTGGCTGGTGCCTATGCTGATTATTAGGTCAATTAGATTCTCTTGGGGATTTGTGTGAGTAAATAATGGGAAAATGATGCAATTAGCTATGGAAACTGAAGAAGGAAATGATGCCATTAAGTAGAGCCAGGGTCATAGAGGTCTTAACAAAGTAAACTTGTAGGTGAGTAGCAGCTATGAATTAGATAGGCAGCAAAGAGAGCAAGAATGGGTCAGGCATTTGAGATTGGAGAAAGATAGCCAGCTAAGAGGAGCATCCTGGGCTTTCTGTATGGGCGCTCCTAAGGCCAGCTGTCCATCTGTACTTGGGTTCTTCTATAGGTGTGTCCTTGAAGTAAACTTTGTCACTATATTCAATTTGGGTTTGGATTCTCCTAAAAGGAGTCTACTGTAGTTACTGAACAGCAGAATTTTCTTTGCTAAATTAAAAGTAAGCACTTTTTTTAGAAGGCGAAAAATGGTCATTGCCTATTCATCAAGGGGTTTCATCGTGCAATTCTTCAAGCTTTTTGGAGACTTGGCCCTTTCCCTagtcatttaatatatatatttttttaagcaaagTGAAAGCTAGCttattaagaaagcaaagcaaTGAAGAATGACtattccatagacagagcagccttaaaaataaaaatagagatggggttttgctatgttgctcaggctggtctcaaattcctgggctcaagcaatccacctgcctccatatgccaaagtgctgggattagaggcacaagccactgcacctggccccagagtcatatttttaaagctctgtTTTGTATAGTGCGAAACCTTTTGTCTCTTATCTGCTTGGCTATTATATAATTTAGTAGTGATGTTTACATTGTTCACTAGACTTTGATTGAGTTGAATTTAATAAATGGCAGTAATCCGGTGTTTTTTAGTGGAGAGGTTAGCTTGCTGTCTTCAGGTTTCCTATAATTGAATTTACCTCAGCACAGTTTTAGGTGGCTATAACTATTTTGTTGGACAATATAATTTTAGATTCCTCACTTTAGTTGTTGGTTGTTAAAAGACATGATTCCTGGTTACAGAGAGTGACTCTAAATCTATcattgtctttctctttccttttctttggtgtTCTTTTTTagaggacacaaataaaattGAAGAGATCTGTCTTAGAAGAGATAATCCTAGTACaatggagattttttaaaaacttacaattattttattattacaaagcACTGGAGCAAGTATACAACTATATATAGTACATAGgatatacaaagaaagaaagggttgGAATTCATTGGCACTGGGGCGTGGGCTAAGGGAGAAACAAAAGATTTAGAGTAAAAAATTAATTAGTGTGTAGGGGACAGCAGACCTCTTGGCTTGGTGGGAATGAAGAACCATTTAATAAGCGTAACTGGCTAGAAGCAGTCTTCTTTCCCCATTAGTAGGTGGCTCACTGACATTGTCATAGGTCTtaggaaatgtttgtttttgttcctgtgtACAAAGTTACTGCAGAAGGAGCCAGGGCTGAATCAGACTTGAGTAATAAGGGGCTTGTGATAAAAGATGTTTTGatcatattgttatttttgtgtCATAAAATTTTAGATTGGCAACTTTCTTCTAGGGTGGATTTAGCCGTTGATACATTTTCTCTGGCCCAGGAATATGAGCTGCTAaagtagaaatgaataaaactattCCATTTAGCCTCTAGACAGTGACACATTAAGGACTAATGACTGCCAAAAGGAAATGTCAAACACTAAGCTAGTCTACTTTCTTTGGCAGCTGAGAATCCGGTGAATCAACAGTTTTAGGGGGTGTACATTTAATGTGGGTGGAGGAAGAGAGTTTCTGACATTCTTTAAGGCCCTGTTAAGTTCAGCAAAGTTGGACTTGGAGCCTGGTTCTACTTTTCTAAACCCAAGAAAGGCACGTGCTACAGAATGAGGGTGGTTACTGTTTGTCATGTAGATAGTAtcaaataagacattttaaaaggtgTTTATGGGCtttatccttatttattttcatttaatttttggtGTGAAACagagtgcatttgtgtgtgtgagggacATACTTAAGAATTTTGATTGCCTCGGTCCCCCTTTTCACAAACAGGAATTATCTGAAGAGTCTTATGGAAGAGAAAGGGTAAATTTGTGATCCTTGAGGCATAAGGAGCAAATTTAGACTAAATTTCTACTAAATATTATTGAGAAAAGGGCAACAGATTTAGAGCTTTTAAGCTTATAACCAAGTGTGATTGCCATGTCCTAGGTACTTAACAGTTTAGTACTTAAATATTCACATATAGACATAGGGGCAGGGAATGATAGCTAAAGGGTACAGGGTCggtcggtctctctctctctctctctctctctctctctctctctctctctctctctctctctccttttcttttttctatttttttttgagacacagtcttactctttagcctaggctagagtgaaatggcgtgatcttggcttactgcaacctccgcacccTGTGTTAAaatgattcttctccctcagcctccaagtggctgggattacaggcacccaccaccatgcccggctaatttccatatttttagtagagacaagatttctctatgttggctaggctggtctcaaacttctgacctcaggtgatccgcccatctcggcctaccgtagtgctaggattacaggcttgagccatcaggCCTGGTCTACGGGTACAGGATTTCTTTAGGAGGTGATAAGATGTGCTAAAATGGACTGTAGTAATGGTTGTACATATCTGTGAATAAACCACAAAACAGTTAAGTTGTACACTATCACTGGGTGAATTTTATGTGAGTTATGTCGGTATATAGTCTATATCAGTAGATAATTATCTTACATATTTGTAAAACTATTTAAAGATATTTGTGTGCTTTTTCACTTGTCAGTTTGCTAATGTGGTgataagtattttaaaacatatttcttgaAGGAGTTCAAACAATTTGTTCATCCTATGTGAAGTAAAGAGTATTTTCCCCATTTTGAAACATGGCCCATATCTGTTACTGCCACCAGAATTGAAAGCCGACATTGTGTACATTGTTGACCTCTTCAATCTTCTGGCTTTGTATGGGACAAACTAATGGGCTGCAGTTTTCTTTGaccatttcatttaaattataaaaatgttgagttaaggattgctgaatcaaaaaCAGTTCAGAAACTCAAATTATACTGAAAAGGTGTCATTTCAAGCTGACTTTTTTATTTTGGGGTGGGGTGTCTTCTCTGTGAAAAAGTGTTAGATCTCCACATTGTGCATGTTTTTGGCCCTTAAAGATTTTTGAGTGGTTTGAATTATCTGAAGATTCTGCACATAATCACCTAAAATTTGATTATACAACTCTGAGAACTATGAAAAGGAACTAAGTTTTCCGTTAATTacacatttaattattatttgcaATCAGAGCTTGCTTTGGGGTTGAGTATTTTGGTTGAAATATTGGCTCTCATAAATACGTAGTAGTATCTGAAAGCTTTGTTCTAGGCCCACTTGAAGGATTTGCAAAAAAAGATGCAGCACAAGTTTTAAGTGAAGTGGTTTGTTTAAGCAACATTAGTTTATTTGCTTAAAATaggtttttacttttttgcttcTATTGGGTAGTACTTGTAGTTCAACAGCATGAATTTTCAGCTTTTTCTGCAGTGAGGAGGGCGACTGACAacattcctttttaaagctggcagagttcctccctctcttccctttttgtagagatagggtctcgctaccttgccaggctggtctcgaactcctgggctcaagtgatccctcctgcctcagcctcccaaagtgctgagattacagacaggagTGACAGGCTGATGTCATAATTTCTTAGTCAAAGTGTTAGTTGAATAATTCAAATATAATATCCCCTGCcttctttttattgttgctttATTTGGGggatatttactttcttttttaaaagaaaatccttgAAGAGAAGCCTGATGGTGGGATTTCAGGCATTGtggcagaaaataagaaagatgtGTTATGGTAGAGATGGTCACCCTTAGATCAGTGTGGGCAGTTCCTTGTGGGACATATTTTGAGGAGGTACATTTCTCTCTAAATTGATGTACTAGCAGATAGAGCATATTTTTGCTACCTTACGTAAATTTTTGATGcatttcaaaaaggaaatatttgggCAACTCCCATTTCTGTTGCTTTGGAGCTTAGTAGTCATGAAGTTGGTGTTTCTTTATGGTATTGAGTAAAAGCTAAAAGTAGCAGAGATTGTATAGGCCTGTATACCTCTTGTTAGTTTTGAACTTCTTGGGAACACTTCAATTACCTATGTTTCTAGAGATAAATCAAGTGGCACCTCTGTTGCTTTAAATTTTCCTTTGCCTAGCTGAGATTCTAGGGTCTTGCTTCTTGGGTTATAAAATCTACCTAATTTGAAGCTTTGCTTTCCTGCCAGAGATGTTTGAATTACGTTTGCCAATGCATATATGGTGTTGGCATAAAGATAAATTTGTTGTTGAAGGGATTTTCTATGTAGAGACTGTTCTAGTGCTTGACAGCTGCACTGAGCATGAAAAGTTACCTCTTTCCCAAGTCTCTGTTGCTTCAACTGCGAATTGGGGATGGTCACAGTGCCTATGCACGTGTTATTATGGTTACAAGTGTATAGAAAAGTGTCATGTAAGTCACAGTCACTGCTATTCATACTAGTGCTGCTATTAACATTGCTATAACtaataatgtattttgtatttgaagTGTTCACACTTCAAGTCCTCTATTTGATTTTAACTGTTGTgatttctagtagtttcatagagCCGTTGGCATTTATCATTCTCCTCCAAGAGCttggttttctctctcctctccctttccttctcccctctttTTCAGTCATGGTCAAACACATTTGGAGTATTTTCCCTTTTACATATGTATTCTGGTAATGTCTAAAGACTGTGTCCCTGTTGACTGTGTTGCATAGGTTATcttattgctctccatttgtcTTAACTGTCTTGCCTGAAGTTGGTGGCTTTATTCCCAGATTCATAATATGCTCTCTTTActattaaaatgtgtgtgtgtgtgtgtgtgtatatatatatatatatatatatatatatattttttttttttttttttttttttttgagacggagtttcgctcttgttacccaggctggagtgcaatggcgcgatctcggctcaccgcaacctccgcctcctgggttcaggcaattctcctgcctcagcctcctgagtagctgggattacaggcatgcaccaccatacccagctaattttttgtatttttagtggagacggggtttcaccatgttgaccaggttggtctcgatctctcgtgatccacccgccttggcctcccaaagtgctgggattacaggcttgagccactgcacccggcctattaaaatgtatattttgcttGGGTCTggtatacttttttctttctgagacagagtcttgctctgtggcgcaggctggagtgcagtggtgcaatctcggctcactgcaacctccgcctcccaggttcaagtgattctcctgcctcagcctcctgagtagctgggattacaggtgcaagccgcCACActgggctaaattttgtatttttagtagagatcgctctcgaactgctgacctcaggtgatccgcccacctcagcctcccaaagtactgggattacaggtatgagccactgcgcccggcctggcaTACTAATTTATAGTTAATTCTGGGTAATGTGGCATGGGGAAGCATGGCTCTGATCATCAGTGTTTATTctctgaattgatttttgtgtaggCATCTCTGTGtaaaatttcttcatttcctaCTCATTTTGGATTTATTTGGTGATTGCATTTGAAGTAGACTATTTGAATACTGTAACTATATAGCTTCAAGTTCATTTTCTGTAAGTTGTATTTATATTTCctctgtagttaatttttttaaattagcactAGAGGAAAAAGCTATTGaatagagttttgttttgttgtttttaacaaaTCCACTAGCTCATTGTTTAAGAGAATTTACGCACCCTAGAACCAGTTGAATAATTAACCAAAAACAGTAAACCTAGGCATCATAGCCtatgtattaaaaaaacaaaaaaaaaagatggtgggaCAGGCAG
This Callithrix jacchus isolate 240 chromosome 2, calJac240_pri, whole genome shotgun sequence DNA region includes the following protein-coding sequences:
- the LOC108589652 gene encoding DNA-directed RNA polymerases I, II, and III subunit RPABC5, producing the protein MIIPMHCFTCGKIVSNNWKAYLGLLQAEYTEGDALDTLGLKHYCCCQMLLAHVDLIEKLLNCTPLEK